A window of Stenotrophomonas indicatrix genomic DNA:
GAACTCCATGCCCAGTTCGCTGGTGACCACCTGGCTGGCGATAAGCACCATCGGCGCGCGGTTGCGGTTGCTCTCGAAGATGCCGTTGATGAAGTGCAGACCGCCAGGACCGCACGAACCCGCGCAGGCGGTCAGCTGGCCACTGATCAATGAATCGGCACCGGCCGCGAACGCCGCGACCTCTTCATGGCGGACATGCACCCACTCGATCTCACTGCGATGCAGTGCGTCGGTGACATGGTTCAGGGTGTCGCCGACGATGCCATAACAACGGCGGACGCCCGCCTGCTGCAGGGTATCGACGACGATCTCGGCAACGCGCTTGCTCATGGGACTACAGCCTTGCAAGGGGGAACCCCGAGGCTAGTCCCGGTGAAGTGATGCTCCCGTGGGCAAGAGGCCGATCACCTTGTCGTGCAAACTCCGGGCAGGGCTGCCGTCAATCGTTGACGTTGATCCACCCCGTCACCACGCCGCGCTTCGGGTTGCGGTAGCGCACCTGCAGCCAACCATCCTGCTCATCCAGCATCTCCACGCGATCACCCTGCACCAGGTAGCGCTGCGTGCTGGACGCACCGGGATGATCGAACAGGAACAGGCGCGCAGGCAGCACGCTCGCCATCAGCCCCACCAGCGGCGCACCGCTTGCTGGTGCGCCGAGCCCGTCGCCGATGGCGCTTTCCAGCACCTTGCCGGAGGGATCGTAGGTGCGCCACACCGCCAGTGGCCCTTGGTTCTCGGTCTCTTCCCAGTGCAGCGCCCGGTTCAGCGTATCGCCCAACATCAACACGCTCTCACCGCGGTACAGATAGAGCTGCGGTCCGTTGAAGCGATACACGTCGGTGTACCACATCGGCCCGCTGCGGCAGCTGGCGGTCAGCGTGCGCGTGGCGGCGTCGGCGGTAAGGCCCATCAGGTCACCGCACTGGTCGTGTCCATGGGTCACCGCCTTCAGTGCGCGGAACTCACCGCTGCCCACGTCGAAGCGGTAGACCGCAACGGCCTCATTGACCATGCCCACCGCCGCGCGCGCAACCAGCTCGGGACGCCCGTCGAAATCGAGATCCTCTGCGCTCACGCGCGAATGTCCCTCGGCATCCGGCGCGCCAGGCAGGCGCTGCCGTTTACCTGCCGGCTGCAGGAGCACGGCAAGCATGCCGTCCTCCTGTACCTCTACCGCCGCCTGCACGCCCGCTGCCGGCGAAAACCGCAGCGGGCCCCGGTCCTCGTCCTGCGCCTGTGCCGCCGGCGCCAACAGACCGGCCAGCATCACCGCCATCAGCACATCCCTGGGTGTCATCGTCATTCCCTGCAGCGCCACAGTGGCGCGTCCAGGTCAGAACGATACGTCAACCGCCTGCCGCGACCACAGTACCGACTGGTGCCTGGTCTGCTGCTTCCACGCCAGACGGATCGCTTCGATGTCGGCGCGGCGCTGCGGGCTGTCCTCGTGCAGCACCACCAGCACCTTGGTGCGCAGGCGGTTCGGGGAGGCATCGCCACGGAACAGCCACTGGCCGTAGGCATCGAACACGGTCAGGCCGTCCGGGAAGCGCGGCGTCACTTCCTTGTCCAGGAACGCGCGCCACTGCGCGTCGCTGATGGTGTCGGCCTGCGGGCGGTCACCGGCGCCCTGCTCTTCGCCCACGCCGAAATAAAGCTCGCTGCGCACCCAGCCGTGGCCGCTGGACGGACGCGCGGCGTCGCCCTGCAGGTCGGCGGTGGTGGCATAGGCGCTGGGCGCCTTGGAGGACAGGCTGGCGCAGCCACTGGTGGCCAGCAGCACGGCGAAGACAAGGCCAAGGTGTTTCATCGGGAACAGCGCTCCGGGAAGGGGAAAAAGCACGACGAAGGGGCACGGAGGGTACACCTGCGCCTCGGTTGCGGCTGCAACCAATGCCCTCATGCGGGCAGGGCATGAAGTGATGCGATGGGAGCCGGGACTTGCATCGCACCGCCTCCTCACGCCAAGATAATATATCGCTTCATCCGGATGGATGTAAGTGAAACTATCTCCCCCCCCTTCCCCACGTCGTTGCTGCTGGAGTCCGCATGTCCACCCGCCTGTCCGCGTCGCCGCTCGGCCTCGCCATCGCGCTCGCCCTGTCCCCCGCCCTGGCTTCGGCCCAGGACGCCGCCACCAACCTGGACACGGTGATCGTCACCGGCACCCGCGCCGCCGACCGCACCGTGCTTGAATCCACCTCGCCGGTGGACGTGCTGACCGCCGAGGACATCCGCAAGGCCGGCGTGGTCAATGGCGAGCTGGGCAGCGCCCTGCAGGCCCTGCTGCCCTCGTTCAACTTCCCCCGCCAGTCCAACTCCGGCGGCGCCGACCACGTGCGCGCCGCGCAGCTGCGCGGTCTGTCGCCGGACCAGGTGCTGGTGCTGGTCAACGGCAAACGCCGCCACCACACCGCGCTGGTCAACACCGACAGCAAGATCGGCAAGGGCACCACGCCGGTCGACTTCAACGCAATTCCGGTCAGCGCCATCAAGCGCATCGAAGTACTGCGCGATGGCGCCGGTGCGCTGTACGGCTCTGACGCCGTGGCCGGCGTGATCAACGTGATCCTCGACAACGGCGGCGACGGCGGCGAGATCGAAGCCAGCTACGGCGCCAACCACACCGACCTCAAGCCGATCGGCCGCACCCTCACCGACGGCCAGACGGGCAACCTCAGTGCCAAGGTCGGCACCTCGCTGGGCGAAGACGGCGGCTTCCTGCGCGTCGGCCTGGAATACAAGAAGCGCAACGGCACCAACCGCGCCGGCTTCGACCAGATTCCGCCGTGGGACCAGACCGAGGCCAATCTTGCCCTGCAGGGCAAGCGCAACTACGTGCTCGGCGATGGCGCCAGCAAGGACATCAATCTGTGGCTGAACACCGAGATTCCGGTGGGCAAGACCGCGACGTTCTATGCGTTCGGTACCTTTAACCAGCGTGATACCGAAGGCGCGAACTACTTCCGCTATCCCGATGGCGATGCCAACTGGAAGGAGGTCTACCCCAATGGCTACCGGCCGATCTCCGAAGGCGAGAACCGCGATGTGCAGGCGGTGGCCGGTATCCGTGGGCAGTGGGGTGAATGGAGTTATGACGGCAGCCTGGATTACGGCCAGAACGACTTCACCTATCGTCTGCGCGATTCGCTGAATGCCTCGCTGGGCCCGACCAGCCCGACCCGCTTCAAGACCGCGGACTACGAGTACGCGCAGACCGTGGGCAACGTCGACCTGAGCCGCGTGTTCTCGCAGAGCGACAGCATCAGCCACACCCTGGGCCTGGGCGCCGAAGCCCGCCACGAGCGCTACCAGACCCGTCCAGGCGACCCGGCCAGCTACGCCGCCGGCCCGTACACCGATCGTCCGACCGGCTCGCAGGCAGGCGGTGGCCTGACTCCGCAGGACGCGGCAACCCTGTCACGCGATGTGGCCAGCGCCTACGCCAGCCTGTCCAGCCAGTTCGGCGAAAAATTCTCCACCGACCTGGCCGCGCGCTACGAGCACAGCGATGACTTCGGCGGCGAACTGACCGGCAAGCTCGGCCTGCGCTACGAGTTCACCCCGGCATTCGCCCTGCGCGGCGCGATCTCCAACAATTTCCGCGCACCGTCGCTGGCGCAGATCGGCTACGAATCCACCTCCACCGGTTACAACGCCGGCGGTCAGCTGGTGCAGGGCCGCCTGCTCTCGGTCAACAACCCCATCGCCCGTGGCCTGGGGGCGCAGGACCTGAAGCCGGAGAAGTCGCTGAACACCTCGCTCGGCTTCACCAGCCGCATCGGCGAGCACTTCGACCTGTCGCTGGACTTCTTCCAGATCGACATCGACGACCGCATCGCACTGTCCGAGAGCATCACCGGCGATGCGCTGACCGATTACGTGGCCACCAACTACGGCGTCGGCGGCCTGCAGAGCGCCAGCTTCTTCGTCAACGCCGCCGACACGCGCACCCGCGGCGCCGAGCTGGTGAGCAACTGGCGGCAGTCGCTGGGCGATGGCCAGCTGCTGTTGACCGGCACCTACGCCTACACCAAGACCACGCTGAAGAACGTGCTGGCCACACCGGCGCAGCTGCAGGCGCTGGACCCGGACTACGTGCTGTTCGGCATCGAAGAGACCAATACGCTGACCGACGCCACCCCGCGCACCCGTGGCAGTTTCTCAGCGGCTTGGAGCAACGACCGCTGGTCGCTGAGCAGCCGGGTGAACCGCTACGGCAGCGCGACCCGCGTATTCAACTTCGGTGATGGCTACATTCCCCGCCAGACCTACCAGGCCGAGTGGCAGCTGGATGCGGAAGTGGAATACCGCATCACCCCGCAGTGGAGCGTGGCCATCGGTGGGCAGAACCTGACCGACAACTACCCGGATCGCTCCAACGAGGACATCCACTACTTCGGCAACCTGCCCTACGACGTGCTGTCGCCGATAGGCAGCAACGGTGCGTACTACTACGGTCGCGTGCGCTACACGTTCTGATTGCTGCGAACAACGTGCCGACCAACGGTCGGCACCCACCGGGACGCGATGGATCGCTGCGGGTGGGTGCGCCGGCACCCACCGGGTGGGTGCGGACCGTTGGTCCGCACCAGCCGTAGCCTGACCTCGACCCCGCGTACACGCCGCCGCTGGCATGGTGGTCGCCATGGCTGAACCGCTCCCCCTGCGTCCGCCACCTCCATTGCTGGACGACGCCTGCGCGTTGTTCCTCGATGTGGATGGCACCCTGATCGAATTCGCTGCACGCCCCGACGCCGTGCAGCTTCTCCCCGATGTGCGTGAAGCCATCGGCCGCATCAGCGATCGGCTGGAAGGTGCCGTGGCACTGGTCAGTGGTCGCCCGCTTGAACAGCTGGACCAGTTGTTCGCGCCGCTCAAGCTTCCCGCTGCGGGCCTGCATGGCCACGAACTGCGTGCGCAGGACGGGCACGTGATACGCGATGAGCATGGTGACGACACCGCCGACTGGCTGCATGCGCTTCATCAACAAGCCATGCGTTTCGCCCATGGCCACCCCGGCGTACTGGTCGAGAACAAGGGCGTAGGCCTGGCCCTGCACTGGCGTGGCGCGCCGCATGCAGCCAACGATGTGCGCGCCTTCGCCGACCGCCACGTGCGCGGCCGTGCCAGCTATCGCCTGCAGCCGGGCGACCATGTCGTCGAATTCGTCCCGGTGGCTACCAACAAAGGCCGAGCCGTACGTCGGCTGATGCAGTACCTGCCGTTCCGTGGTCGTCTGCCGGTGTTCCTCGGCGATGACCTGACCGATGAATTCGGCTTCGATGCGGCCAATGGCCTGCATGGCTGGAGCGTGTTGATCGGCGAACGTGAACCCAGTGCAGCGGTGTTCGCGCTGCCCGACATACGCAGCGTGCACGCCTGGCTGCGTGAGAATGCGTATTGACCCCGGCCCCCACGGCCGCAACCGAGATGTACCGCGTGATGACCCAACCCGATCTTGATCTGGGCGTGGTCGGCAACGGCAGCTTCGGCGCCCTGGTCGACAAACACGCCCGTGTTGTATGGAGTTGCCTGCCGACCTTCGACGGCGACCCGACCTTCTGTGCCCTGCTCAGCCCCAACCAGCAGACCGGCGGCGACTTCGCCATCGAGCTGGAAGACTTCGCCGGCAGCGAACAGGAATACCTCACCAATACCGCGATCCTGCGCACCGTGCTGCGCGATGCGCATGGCGGCGCGCTGGAAATCCTCGATTTCGCCCCGCGCTGGCGCCAGAACGATCGTTTCTACCGGCCGGTCAGCCTGATCCGCCAGGTGCGCCCGTTGTCCGGCAGCCCGCGCATCGTGATCCGTGCCCGCCCACTGGCCGACTGGGGCGCGCGCGTGCCCGAGTCCACCTGGGGCAGCAACCACGTGCGCTGGATCCTGCCCGAGCACGTGCTGCGCCTGACCACCGACGTTCCTGTGCGCTTCGTGCGTGATGGCCTGCCGTTCGTGCTCAACCATCCCATCCACCTGATCCTGGGCGTGGATGAATCGCTCAACCGCTCCATCAGCGGCTACGTGCAGGAAGCCTTCCAGCGCACCCGCGACTACTGGCGCGAATGGGTGCGGTACCTGTCCATCCCGCTGGAATGGCAGGACGCGGTGATCCGCAGTGCGATCACCCTCAAACTCTGCCAGTACGAGGACAGCGGCGCGATCATCGCAGCGATGACCACCTCGATTCCCGAAGCACCCGGCAGCGTGCGCAACTGGGACTACCGCTACTGCTGGCTGCGCGATGCCGCCTTCGTGGTGCGCGCGTTGAACCGTCTGGGCGCCACCCGCACGATGGAGCAGTTCCTCGGCTACATCTTCAACCTGGCCACCACCGACGGCACCCTGCAGCCGCTGTACGGCATCGGCTTCGAAGCCAAGCTGGACGAGGACGAAGTGCCCAGCCTGTCCGGCTACCGCGGCATGGGCCCGGTGCGGCGCGGCAACCTGGCCTGGGTACAGCGCCAGCACGATGTATACGGCAGCGTGGTGCTGGCCTCCACTCAGCTGTTCTTCGACCGTCGCCTGCAGGATCCGGGTGACAGCCACACCTTTGCCCGGCTCGAACCGCTGGGTGAACAGGCGTTCGCACTGCACGACGTGCCCGATGCCGGCCTGTGGGAATTCCGCGGCCGCACCGAAGTGCATACCTACACCAGCGCGATGTGCTGGGCCGCGTGCGATCGCCTGTGCAAGATCGCCGTGCGCCTGAAGCGTGATGACCGTGCACAGTACTGGCGCGAGCGTGCCGATACCATCCACGCACGCATCATGGAGAAAGCCTGGAGCGAGGAGCTCGGCCACTTCACCGATACCTTCGATGGCCATCGCCTGGATGCCTCGTTGCTGCTGCTGGCCGACATCGGCTTCATCGACGCCAACGACGCACGCTTCGTCGCCACCGTCGAGGCCATCGGCCGCGACCTCAAGCACGGCAACGCGCTGTACCGTTACATCGCCCCGGATGATTTCGGCGAACCGGAAACCAGCTTTACCATCTGCACGTTCTGGTACATCGATGCGCTCGCTGCAATCGGCCGCATGGATGAGGCGCGCGACATGTTCGAATCACTGTTGCAGCAACGCAACCATCTGGGCCTGTTGTCGGAGGACCTTGCCTTCGACGGTGGTGAAGCCTGGGGCAACTTCCCGCAGACCTACTCGCATGTCGGCCTGATCACTGCGGCGATGCGCCTGTCGCGTTCCTGGCAGGAGGCCTCATGAGCCGTCTTGTCATCGTATCCAACCGCGTGGCTGTGCCCGGCGAGAACCGTGCCGGCGGCCTCGCCGTGGGCCTGCTGGCGGCACTGAAGGAACGCGGCGGATTGTGGTTCGGCTGGAGTGGCAAGAGCGTGCGCGAGGCCAGTGGCGCGCTGCACGAGCAGCGCGATGGTGACATCCAGTACGTCACCATGGACCTGGCCAAGCGCGATGTGGATGGCTACTACAACGGCTTCGCCAATCGCACGTTGTGGCCACTGCTGCACTTCCGCCTGGACCTGGTCGATTACGACCGCGGCACCCGCGAGACCTACCACAGGGTCAATGCACTGTTCGCCGACAAGCTGGCCCCACTGCTGCGCGAAGACGACATCGTCTGGATCCACGACTATCACCTGATTCCGCTCGGCGCGATGCTGCGCGAGCGCGGCATCGGCTGCCGCATCGGCTTCTTCCTGCACATCCCGATGCCCTCGGCCGACCTGCTGCAGGCCATGCCCGATCATCTGCGGCTGTTCTCGGCGCTGTATGCCTATGATCTGGTCGGCTTCCAGACCCAGCGCGATGCCGATCGCTTCCAGACCTACCTGCGCCTGTTCGGCGGTGGCCGGGTACTGGAAAACGGCAATCTCGAAGCACCCGGCGGACGTCACTTCCGTGCCGCGGCATTCCCCATCGGCATCGACACCGAGCTGATCGCCCGCCAGGCCAGCACCGCAGCCAGCAAGGCGGCCGTGAAGAACCTGCGCAGCAGCCTGCGCGACCGCCAGCTCGCCATCGGCGTGGATCGCCTGGACTATTCCAAGGGCCTGCCCGAACGGTTCCTCGGCTTCGAACGCTACCTGCAGCGCCATCCCGACCAGCGCGGCTCGCTCACCTACCTGCAGATCGCACCGGTCTCGCGCGGCGATGTCACCGAGTACCGGCAACTGCGCAGCCAGCTGGAGCAGATCGCCGGCCACATCAATGGTGGCCATGCCGAGCCGGATTGGACACCGCTGCGCTACGTCAACCAGAACTTCACCCACGCCACGCTGACCGGCTTCTATCGTGCCGCCGCTGTCGGTCTGGTCACCCCGTTGCGAGATGGCATGAACCTGGTCGCCAAGGAATACGTTGCCTCGCAGGATCCGGAAGATCCCGGCGTACTGGTGCTGTCCCTGCTGGCCGGCGCCGCCGATGAAATGAAGCAGGCGCTGCTGGTCAATCCGCATGATCTGGACGGCGTGGCCGATGCCATCGCCACTGCGGCGACGATGTCGCTGCACCGGCGCAAGGAGCGTTGGCACGCGATGATGGAACACCTGCGCACCTACGACATCAACCACTGGCGCCGCAGCTACCTCGAAGTCCTGGAAGGTTGACCGCCCACGCCGGGCATGGCCCGGCGCTACATTGATCCGGGCACAGGGTTGCGCCGGGCCACGCCCGGCGGCGCTTAATCGAGGAAGCGCGCCGCCTGTTCCGGCGTCGGCAGGAAGCAGGCGTCATGGCGCCCGAACCAGCGATAGCGGTTGCGTGCCAGCACGCGGTAGGCGCCATCGCGCCAGCGGCGTGGCAGCACGCGCAGTACGGCCGCCAGGCGCCAGCCACCACCCAGTGCCGCCAGCACGCGCAGGATCGCATCGGTATCGGTCCACGCGCCCTGCCCGTCCAACAGCAGGAACGAGGTCGGGTCGTGCGCGTCCAGGCCGTGCGCGCGCAACATCGCGCTGCCCTGCGCGCCCTGCATCGCCGCGAAGCGAAAGCGTTCCTGCCGGTCGAACCGCAGCAGGAAACGCACCCAGCGGCTGCACAACGCGCAGACGCCATCGAAGACGATCACGCCGCCAGGCTCTACACCCGCAGCGCGATCACCGCGCATCAGTCCATCCACACCAGCGTCGCCATCCGGCCAGTGCGGCGGTCGCGACGGTGCGAGTACAGATCCGCATCGGCCATGGTCGAGACCGTGCCGCCGTGGATGTTGCCCAGCTCCATGCCCGCGGCCTGCAGGCGCTGTCGCGCCAGCGCGAACAGATCCACTTTCCAGTGACCGGGGCGGGTCGCCACGAAGGCCGCCGCAGCGGCCGCGTCGTGTCCGACGAAGGCGTGGTACACCTCTTCGCCGATCTCGTAGTCGGCCGGTCCCGCTGCCGGGCCCAGCCACGCGCGCAGCTGCGCCGGTGGCGTCTGCATGGCGGCCACGGTGGCCTCCAGCATGCCGTCGGCCAGGCCACGCCAACCTGCATGGGCGGCCCCCACCTCGCTGCCATCGACAGCGGCGAACACCACCGGCAGGCAGTCCGCGGTGAGGATCGCCAGCACAACCCCGGGCACCGAGGTCACCGCGGCATCGGCCACCGGTTCGCTGGCGCCCTCCACCGGCGGCGCGCCGAAACGCAGCACGGTGCTGCTGTGCACCTGGCGCAGCCAATGCGGCGCCGATGGCAGTGCCAGGCCCTGCTGCAGCAGCTGCCGGTTGTGCTCGACGTTGGCTGGGGTGTCACCGTCGGCCGCATGCCGGTTGCCCAGGTTGAACTGGGCGAACGGCGCTGGCGAGATACCCGCGCCATGCCGGCGCGTGGTCAGTGCATGCACGCCCGGGGGCGCCGGCCAATCAGCCTGCAGCAGCGGCAGCGCGGTAGTCATTACCAGCGGTCCCGCTCGCGCTCGGCGAAGGCCGCGCTGTCTTCGCGCAGCACCTTCATCAGGTGCAGCATGTCGGCCGGCGCCGGCGCGGTGTTGCGCACCGGCTCACCACTGATCGGATGCACGAACTCCAGGGTCTCTGCATGCAGGGCCTGGCGCTTGAAGCCGCGCAGCGCGGCCACCAGCTCGTCGCTGGCCCCCTTGGGCAGCTTCAGCGCACCGCCGTACAGCTGATCGCCCACGATCGGGTGCCGCAGGTGCGCCATGTGCACGCGGATCTGGTGGGTACGCCCGGTTTCCAGGCGGCATTCCAGCGCGGTATGCGCACGGAAGCGCTCGCGCAGGCGGTAATGGGTCACCGCTTCCTTGCCATCCTCGCGCACGCCCATCTTCAGGCGGTCGCGCGGGTGGCGATCGATCGGCGCATCTGCGGTACCACCGGCCACCAGCGCGCCCATCACCACGGCCAGGTACTGGCGGTGCACGTCACGGGCGGCCAGCTGCTCGACCAGTGCGGTCTGCGCTTCCAGCGTGCGGGCCACGACCATCACGCCGCTGGTGTCCTTGTCCAGGCGATGCACGATGCCCGCGCGCGGCAGCACCGCCACCGACGGGTCGCGGTACAGCAGCGCATTGACCAGGGTACCGCTGTGGTTGCCGGCACCGGGGTGCACGACCAGGCCGACCGGCTTGTTGATCACCAGCAGGTGCTCGTCCTCGAACAGCACGTCCAGCGGGATGTCTTCCGGCTCGGCGCTGGTCTGGGTTTCCAGCACCACCTGCAGGGTGACCACCTCGCCGCCGCGCAGTGCGTCGCGCGGGCGTGCCTGCGCGCCGTCCAGCAGGACGTCGCCGGCCTTGATCCACTCGGTCAGGCGGGAACGGGAATATTCGGGGAACAGCTCGGCCACGACCGCGTCGAAACGACGGCCGGCGGAGGTGTCGGGGACAACGGCCTGGCGGGCCGATTCGGAGGGTTGTTCAGACATGGCAGGGGGCATCTTTGAAATTTTGGGGTCCCGGCGAACCGGTTTCAGTCGCTGGACAGGACACTAGGCTATCATCGACCCTTCGTATTCCAGCCGCGTCCCGCATTGACCCCATGATCCGACGCTCCGTCCTGCTCTCCGCGCCCGTCCGCCTGACCGCCCTCCTGCTGGTGCTGGTCATCGTCGCCACTGGCTGCAACCGCGGCACCAAGGGCGATCGCCCTGATGAAGGCACCCCGGTCGAACAGCTCTACGAAAAGAGCCACAAGCTGATGCAAGGCGGCAACTGGAGCGGCGCCGAAGCCAGCTTCCGTCGCCTGGTGGCACAGTATCCCTACGGCCCGTACACCGAGCAGGCGATGATCGAATCGGCCTACGCCCAGTACAAGGCCGGCAAGCACGATGACGCGGTGTCCAGCATCGACCGCTTCATCCGTACCTACCCGACCCACCGCAACATCGCGTACCTGTACTACCTGCGCGGCCTGGCCAATTCCAATCGCAATACGGTATTCCTGCGTCGCGTATGGTCGCTGGACGCAAGCCGCCGCGATCTGTCCACGCCGCACCAGGCGTATTCAGACTTCAACATCGTGGTCGACCGCTACCCCAACAGCCGCTACGCCGCCGATGCGCGCCAGCGGATGCTGGTGCTGCGTGACGTATTCGCCCAGCACGAGCTCGACAATGCCCTGTACTACGTGCGTCGCGGCGCCTGGGTCTCGGCTGCCGGCCGCGCCAACTACCTGCTGGAAAACTACCCGCAGAGCGCATTCCAGAACGATGCCGTGGCGGTGCTGGCCGAGTCCTACACCCACCTGGGCAACAAGACCCTGGCCGACGACGCCCGCCGCGTCCTGCAGCTGAACCAGCCGGACCACCCGTGGCTGGAAGGCAAGTGGCCGAAGTACCCGTGGAT
This region includes:
- a CDS encoding SH3 domain-containing protein, which produces MTPRDVLMAVMLAGLLAPAAQAQDEDRGPLRFSPAAGVQAAVEVQEDGMLAVLLQPAGKRQRLPGAPDAEGHSRVSAEDLDFDGRPELVARAAVGMVNEAVAVYRFDVGSGEFRALKAVTHGHDQCGDLMGLTADAATRTLTASCRSGPMWYTDVYRFNGPQLYLYRGESVLMLGDTLNRALHWEETENQGPLAVWRTYDPSGKVLESAIGDGLGAPASGAPLVGLMASVLPARLFLFDHPGASSTQRYLVQGDRVEMLDEQDGWLQVRYRNPKRGVVTGWINVND
- a CDS encoding DUF3574 domain-containing protein, yielding MKHLGLVFAVLLATSGCASLSSKAPSAYATTADLQGDAARPSSGHGWVRSELYFGVGEEQGAGDRPQADTISDAQWRAFLDKEVTPRFPDGLTVFDAYGQWLFRGDASPNRLRTKVLVVLHEDSPQRRADIEAIRLAWKQQTRHQSVLWSRQAVDVSF
- a CDS encoding TonB-dependent receptor plug domain-containing protein: MSTRLSASPLGLAIALALSPALASAQDAATNLDTVIVTGTRAADRTVLESTSPVDVLTAEDIRKAGVVNGELGSALQALLPSFNFPRQSNSGGADHVRAAQLRGLSPDQVLVLVNGKRRHHTALVNTDSKIGKGTTPVDFNAIPVSAIKRIEVLRDGAGALYGSDAVAGVINVILDNGGDGGEIEASYGANHTDLKPIGRTLTDGQTGNLSAKVGTSLGEDGGFLRVGLEYKKRNGTNRAGFDQIPPWDQTEANLALQGKRNYVLGDGASKDINLWLNTEIPVGKTATFYAFGTFNQRDTEGANYFRYPDGDANWKEVYPNGYRPISEGENRDVQAVAGIRGQWGEWSYDGSLDYGQNDFTYRLRDSLNASLGPTSPTRFKTADYEYAQTVGNVDLSRVFSQSDSISHTLGLGAEARHERYQTRPGDPASYAAGPYTDRPTGSQAGGGLTPQDAATLSRDVASAYASLSSQFGEKFSTDLAARYEHSDDFGGELTGKLGLRYEFTPAFALRGAISNNFRAPSLAQIGYESTSTGYNAGGQLVQGRLLSVNNPIARGLGAQDLKPEKSLNTSLGFTSRIGEHFDLSLDFFQIDIDDRIALSESITGDALTDYVATNYGVGGLQSASFFVNAADTRTRGAELVSNWRQSLGDGQLLLTGTYAYTKTTLKNVLATPAQLQALDPDYVLFGIEETNTLTDATPRTRGSFSAAWSNDRWSLSSRVNRYGSATRVFNFGDGYIPRQTYQAEWQLDAEVEYRITPQWSVAIGGQNLTDNYPDRSNEDIHYFGNLPYDVLSPIGSNGAYYYGRVRYTF
- the otsB gene encoding trehalose-phosphatase; its protein translation is MAEPLPLRPPPPLLDDACALFLDVDGTLIEFAARPDAVQLLPDVREAIGRISDRLEGAVALVSGRPLEQLDQLFAPLKLPAAGLHGHELRAQDGHVIRDEHGDDTADWLHALHQQAMRFAHGHPGVLVENKGVGLALHWRGAPHAANDVRAFADRHVRGRASYRLQPGDHVVEFVPVATNKGRAVRRLMQYLPFRGRLPVFLGDDLTDEFGFDAANGLHGWSVLIGEREPSAAVFALPDIRSVHAWLRENAY
- a CDS encoding glycoside hydrolase family 15 protein, which produces MTQPDLDLGVVGNGSFGALVDKHARVVWSCLPTFDGDPTFCALLSPNQQTGGDFAIELEDFAGSEQEYLTNTAILRTVLRDAHGGALEILDFAPRWRQNDRFYRPVSLIRQVRPLSGSPRIVIRARPLADWGARVPESTWGSNHVRWILPEHVLRLTTDVPVRFVRDGLPFVLNHPIHLILGVDESLNRSISGYVQEAFQRTRDYWREWVRYLSIPLEWQDAVIRSAITLKLCQYEDSGAIIAAMTTSIPEAPGSVRNWDYRYCWLRDAAFVVRALNRLGATRTMEQFLGYIFNLATTDGTLQPLYGIGFEAKLDEDEVPSLSGYRGMGPVRRGNLAWVQRQHDVYGSVVLASTQLFFDRRLQDPGDSHTFARLEPLGEQAFALHDVPDAGLWEFRGRTEVHTYTSAMCWAACDRLCKIAVRLKRDDRAQYWRERADTIHARIMEKAWSEELGHFTDTFDGHRLDASLLLLADIGFIDANDARFVATVEAIGRDLKHGNALYRYIAPDDFGEPETSFTICTFWYIDALAAIGRMDEARDMFESLLQQRNHLGLLSEDLAFDGGEAWGNFPQTYSHVGLITAAMRLSRSWQEAS
- the otsA gene encoding alpha,alpha-trehalose-phosphate synthase (UDP-forming); this encodes MSRLVIVSNRVAVPGENRAGGLAVGLLAALKERGGLWFGWSGKSVREASGALHEQRDGDIQYVTMDLAKRDVDGYYNGFANRTLWPLLHFRLDLVDYDRGTRETYHRVNALFADKLAPLLREDDIVWIHDYHLIPLGAMLRERGIGCRIGFFLHIPMPSADLLQAMPDHLRLFSALYAYDLVGFQTQRDADRFQTYLRLFGGGRVLENGNLEAPGGRHFRAAAFPIGIDTELIARQASTAASKAAVKNLRSSLRDRQLAIGVDRLDYSKGLPERFLGFERYLQRHPDQRGSLTYLQIAPVSRGDVTEYRQLRSQLEQIAGHINGGHAEPDWTPLRYVNQNFTHATLTGFYRAAAVGLVTPLRDGMNLVAKEYVASQDPEDPGVLVLSLLAGAADEMKQALLVNPHDLDGVADAIATAATMSLHRRKERWHAMMEHLRTYDINHWRRSYLEVLEG
- a CDS encoding thiol-disulfide oxidoreductase DCC family protein → MRGDRAAGVEPGGVIVFDGVCALCSRWVRFLLRFDRQERFRFAAMQGAQGSAMLRAHGLDAHDPTSFLLLDGQGAWTDTDAILRVLAALGGGWRLAAVLRVLPRRWRDGAYRVLARNRYRWFGRHDACFLPTPEQAARFLD
- the pgeF gene encoding peptidoglycan editing factor PgeF, which codes for MTTALPLLQADWPAPPGVHALTTRRHGAGISPAPFAQFNLGNRHAADGDTPANVEHNRQLLQQGLALPSAPHWLRQVHSSTVLRFGAPPVEGASEPVADAAVTSVPGVVLAILTADCLPVVFAAVDGSEVGAAHAGWRGLADGMLEATVAAMQTPPAQLRAWLGPAAGPADYEIGEEVYHAFVGHDAAAAAAFVATRPGHWKVDLFALARQRLQAAGMELGNIHGGTVSTMADADLYSHRRDRRTGRMATLVWMD
- the rluD gene encoding 23S rRNA pseudouridine(1911/1915/1917) synthase RluD, with the translated sequence MSEQPSESARQAVVPDTSAGRRFDAVVAELFPEYSRSRLTEWIKAGDVLLDGAQARPRDALRGGEVVTLQVVLETQTSAEPEDIPLDVLFEDEHLLVINKPVGLVVHPGAGNHSGTLVNALLYRDPSVAVLPRAGIVHRLDKDTSGVMVVARTLEAQTALVEQLAARDVHRQYLAVVMGALVAGGTADAPIDRHPRDRLKMGVREDGKEAVTHYRLRERFRAHTALECRLETGRTHQIRVHMAHLRHPIVGDQLYGGALKLPKGASDELVAALRGFKRQALHAETLEFVHPISGEPVRNTAPAPADMLHLMKVLREDSAAFAERERDRW
- a CDS encoding outer membrane protein assembly factor BamD is translated as MIRRSVLLSAPVRLTALLLVLVIVATGCNRGTKGDRPDEGTPVEQLYEKSHKLMQGGNWSGAEASFRRLVAQYPYGPYTEQAMIESAYAQYKAGKHDDAVSSIDRFIRTYPTHRNIAYLYYLRGLANSNRNTVFLRRVWSLDASRRDLSTPHQAYSDFNIVVDRYPNSRYAADARQRMLVLRDVFAQHELDNALYYVRRGAWVSAAGRANYLLENYPQSAFQNDAVAVLAESYTHLGNKTLADDARRVLQLNQPDHPWLEGKWPKYPWMIRKLNPFAGEKSAATGQRNARLEKK